A single genomic interval of Brevibacillus brevis harbors:
- a CDS encoding enoyl-CoA hydratase/isomerase family protein, whose product MEQDHHSQLLVTKAGGICTITLNRPQVLNAMTVEMFSLLQDAIAKASADEDVDVLILRGAGGNFCSGADLGVLTALTDKRDADQSLTIINDFITNLHQMPKPVIAVIEGVAVGAGLNLALHADFVIATEDALLQEPFVQIGLTTDFGGTYLMPRLVGTAWAKRLALLGERITGKKAEEIGLIYRAVEASQVESEVEKLVAAVRRLPKEAYAVTKEGLGRCQANGLEYALAWEKQQQPSLIARPEFQTLVQAKLKRT is encoded by the coding sequence ATGGAACAGGATCATCATTCGCAATTGCTCGTAACAAAAGCTGGTGGAATCTGCACGATTACACTTAACAGGCCACAGGTCCTCAATGCGATGACGGTTGAAATGTTTTCCCTTTTGCAGGACGCGATCGCAAAAGCTTCAGCAGATGAGGACGTCGATGTGCTTATTTTGCGGGGAGCGGGGGGAAACTTTTGCTCCGGTGCTGATTTGGGCGTGTTAACTGCGCTGACGGATAAGCGTGACGCTGATCAATCATTGACGATCATTAATGATTTCATCACCAACTTGCATCAAATGCCAAAGCCCGTAATTGCAGTCATCGAGGGAGTAGCCGTCGGAGCGGGACTCAATCTCGCGTTGCATGCTGATTTTGTCATTGCGACGGAAGATGCCCTTTTGCAGGAGCCTTTTGTCCAGATCGGTCTGACAACGGATTTTGGCGGGACATACCTTATGCCAAGGCTTGTTGGTACGGCGTGGGCGAAGCGTCTCGCGTTGTTGGGAGAAAGGATTACAGGGAAAAAAGCGGAGGAAATCGGCTTGATCTATCGAGCGGTAGAAGCCAGTCAAGTCGAAAGTGAGGTTGAAAAATTAGTTGCTGCGGTACGTCGCCTGCCGAAGGAAGCGTATGCTGTAACAAAAGAGGGGTTGGGACGCTGCCAGGCAAACGGCCTAGAATATGCACTGGCCTGGGAAAAGCAACAGCAGCCGTCCCTGATCGCACGTCCTGAATTTCAGACGCTTGTTCAAGCAAAGCTAAAGCGGACGTAG
- a CDS encoding DUF309 domain-containing protein: MYPQPYLDYLIQFHVERDYFECHEILEEYWKSAPPHERQPVWVGLIQISVALYHQRRGNQSGAIKMLTSAVSLVKKHHLDIQKLGLDSDSLASLLEERLTEIQNGQPYRSLSLPMTDTLKQAYQEACTMQNHPEHRDSNMHDAYLLNKHTLRDRSDVLAERQHQLQMREARRNNESN, encoded by the coding sequence ATGTATCCGCAACCGTATCTGGATTATTTGATTCAGTTTCATGTAGAACGCGATTATTTTGAGTGTCATGAGATTCTCGAGGAGTATTGGAAAAGCGCTCCTCCACATGAGCGGCAGCCAGTGTGGGTTGGCTTGATTCAAATCTCCGTCGCTCTTTATCACCAGAGACGAGGGAATCAGTCAGGGGCAATCAAAATGCTCACAAGCGCTGTATCCCTCGTCAAAAAGCATCATCTTGACATCCAAAAGCTTGGGTTGGATAGTGACAGTCTGGCGAGTCTGCTTGAAGAGCGCCTGACGGAAATACAAAATGGTCAGCCCTATCGAAGCCTGTCCTTGCCCATGACAGATACTTTGAAACAGGCGTATCAAGAGGCTTGTACGATGCAAAATCACCCTGAACATCGGGATAGTAATATGCATGACGCCTACTTGCTGAATAAGCATACCTTGAGGGATCGAAGCGACGTTTTGGCAGAACGTCAGCACCAGTTGCAAATGCGCGAAGCACGTCGAAACAACGAGTCGAACTAA
- a CDS encoding Gmad2 immunoglobulin-like domain-containing protein, with protein sequence MQFRTNMLTTCLLAMGLTAVSFPTIIPSAVASTNSHPVSEDKGRYENESFRNIAITKTGEGQYTIKGEARVNEANVRFVVTDGDKTLANSFVTASMGAPDWGSFSIDLKLDPSAKSPVLSLFEESAATGQRIHELSIPLPK encoded by the coding sequence ATGCAATTTCGAACAAACATGCTGACAACCTGCTTACTCGCCATGGGCTTGACTGCTGTATCATTCCCCACCATCATTCCGTCCGCAGTAGCCAGCACAAATTCTCATCCGGTTAGCGAGGACAAGGGTCGATATGAGAATGAATCATTTCGGAATATTGCGATCACCAAAACAGGAGAAGGGCAATATACGATTAAAGGTGAAGCACGCGTGAACGAAGCCAACGTACGATTCGTCGTGACGGACGGAGACAAGACATTGGCAAATAGCTTTGTGACAGCTAGCATGGGCGCTCCTGACTGGGGGAGCTTTTCCATCGATCTCAAGCTGGACCCGAGCGCAAAATCACCTGTGCTCTCTTTGTTCGAGGAAAGTGCAGCGACAGGACAGCGCATTCATGAGTTAAGCATCCCACTGCCAAAATAA
- a CDS encoding YjzC family protein, translated as MGEHSRFREGEKSPKNAVYMEIGESGASVQDPMIIELSRGEKFPATRNKNRVWTQK; from the coding sequence GTGGGAGAACACAGCCGTTTTCGTGAAGGAGAAAAGTCTCCGAAAAATGCCGTATACATGGAGATTGGTGAGTCCGGTGCAAGTGTGCAGGACCCGATGATCATCGAGCTTTCCAGAGGGGAAAAGTTCCCCGCTACACGAAATAAAAATCGCGTATGGACACAAAAGTAA
- a CDS encoding CaiB/BaiF CoA transferase family protein, protein MLTGVTIVDFSRHLPGPICTMRLADLGAEVIEVEPFHDKAHSPLTGPSHPEARETGAFYLRSHRNHKSISLNLRTNEGKALAFALARQADVVVESYRPGVMRHLGLDYDRLWEMHPAVIYCSVTGYGQSGELYQIGGHDLNVQAVSGFLSLVRDLEGRPVVADIPLSDYVLGLYASEQICAALVQRARTGRGAYLDVSSADLFSSWTGLHALFMSYSSSIGRETGRGSLLAYQVYETADGQYVALAALEEKFWLNFCRAVGRADWELCHRASVAGHPELFEDMKALFLSRTQAEWSELGSEVDCCLTAVEDWENWADNPYVANREIAYTLPYLEKKSPEQEESFAHRYRAERLSPPWHTDYTYELLKRKLNLTEEDLSRLQRQGVIPSASS, encoded by the coding sequence ATGTTGACGGGAGTGACGATTGTTGATTTTTCTCGCCATCTTCCAGGTCCGATTTGTACGATGCGCCTCGCTGATTTGGGGGCGGAGGTCATCGAGGTGGAACCGTTTCACGACAAAGCTCACTCACCGTTAACCGGGCCTTCTCATCCCGAAGCTAGAGAGACGGGAGCGTTTTACCTGCGTTCACATCGCAATCATAAAAGCATTTCCTTGAATTTGCGGACGAATGAGGGAAAAGCGCTCGCGTTTGCTCTGGCCAGACAGGCTGATGTCGTGGTGGAAAGCTATCGACCAGGTGTGATGCGACATTTGGGACTGGATTACGATCGCCTGTGGGAGATGCACCCTGCGGTCATTTATTGCTCCGTGACGGGCTATGGCCAAAGCGGCGAGCTATACCAAATAGGGGGGCATGACTTGAATGTTCAGGCAGTAAGCGGATTTCTCTCACTGGTTCGCGATCTGGAAGGCAGGCCTGTCGTTGCAGATATTCCGCTATCTGATTATGTGCTCGGGTTGTATGCCAGTGAACAAATATGCGCGGCGCTTGTGCAGCGTGCACGGACAGGACGAGGAGCTTATTTGGATGTTTCGTCGGCTGACTTGTTTAGTTCCTGGACAGGCCTGCATGCACTGTTTATGTCATACAGCTCCTCGATTGGACGAGAGACCGGGAGAGGGAGTTTGCTGGCGTATCAGGTCTATGAGACAGCAGACGGTCAGTATGTCGCCCTTGCTGCGTTGGAAGAGAAGTTCTGGCTTAATTTTTGCCGCGCGGTAGGAAGAGCAGACTGGGAGCTATGCCATCGAGCTAGTGTTGCTGGGCATCCAGAGTTGTTTGAAGATATGAAAGCACTGTTTCTGTCCAGAACCCAAGCAGAGTGGAGTGAGCTGGGTAGTGAAGTAGATTGCTGTCTGACCGCCGTTGAAGATTGGGAAAACTGGGCAGACAATCCGTACGTTGCGAACAGGGAGATCGCGTATACGCTTCCTTATTTGGAAAAGAAGTCGCCCGAACAAGAGGAGAGCTTCGCGCATCGATACAGGGCGGAGCGATTGTCACCCCCGTGGCACACCGATTACACGTACGAGCTGCTCAAACGCAAGCTGAACCTCACCGAGGAGGATTTGAGCAGGCTGCAAAGGCAGGGGGTTATTCCTTCCGCTTCTTCATAG
- a CDS encoding RNA 2'-phosphotransferase, whose product MLAIHEETRLRKRLLSILRQNSEAFQLYYDTYGYTPVEPLLDYLHTLKGCTYITRQDLHQVMEFDPERSIEWDGGALIRVTYGFLPSIAKNRLIEIVPPDVLYYGTHRKLLKQVLTGGLLPIASEYVQLAERPEHIGVPTDTLRLVTVNAKEAHEAGICFYRVGEHYCLSDAVPASYLQQYAD is encoded by the coding sequence ATGCTGGCGATTCATGAAGAAACGAGACTTCGCAAGCGATTGCTCAGTATACTTCGGCAAAACAGTGAAGCATTTCAACTCTACTATGACACGTATGGTTATACCCCGGTTGAGCCGTTGCTGGACTATCTTCATACGCTAAAAGGGTGTACGTACATAACCAGGCAAGATCTTCATCAAGTCATGGAATTCGATCCGGAGCGTAGTATCGAATGGGACGGTGGAGCACTCATTCGAGTTACCTACGGCTTTTTGCCCTCCATTGCAAAAAACAGGCTCATCGAGATCGTACCACCTGACGTTCTGTATTACGGGACACATCGAAAGTTATTGAAGCAGGTACTCACTGGCGGTCTGTTGCCGATTGCCAGTGAGTATGTGCAGCTTGCAGAGAGGCCGGAGCATATTGGAGTGCCGACAGACACATTGCGCCTCGTCACTGTGAATGCAAAGGAGGCCCATGAAGCCGGCATTTGCTTTTACCGAGTGGGTGAGCACTATTGTTTGAGCGATGCTGTCCCAGCCAGTTATTTGCAGCAGTACGCAGATTAG
- a CDS encoding DUF4870 domain-containing protein, translated as MQFLNGKEERMWAMIVHLSAFLGFIVPFGNVLGPLIVWLIKREEGAFFYQHGKEALNFSISVTIYAAISSLLIIIFIGALLLGALFIFWAIFVIIAAVKANEGKEFRYPLTLRFIK; from the coding sequence ATGCAATTCCTGAATGGGAAAGAGGAACGAATGTGGGCGATGATCGTGCATCTATCTGCCTTCCTTGGTTTTATCGTTCCGTTCGGCAATGTACTAGGACCTTTAATCGTATGGTTGATCAAGCGGGAAGAGGGAGCCTTTTTTTATCAGCATGGAAAAGAGGCGCTGAATTTTAGCATCTCGGTGACGATTTATGCCGCCATTTCAAGTTTGTTGATCATCATTTTTATCGGCGCACTATTATTGGGGGCCCTCTTTATTTTTTGGGCAATCTTCGTTATTATCGCTGCGGTGAAAGCAAATGAGGGAAAAGAATTCCGTTACCCGCTCACTCTCCGGTTTATTAAATAG